The bacterium DNA segment TTTGACGGGGACTACAACGACCAGCCATCATGGTCACCTAAAGGCGACAAAATAGCCTTTGCGTCAAGAACCAGAGGGCAGTTCGACATAGCGGTCATAGATGTATCCGGCGAAAACCTTGTTTACCTGACATCCTTGGGAAACAATGAACATCCAGACTGGGCACCCGATGGTTATCACATAGTTTTTGCTTCGGACAGATTGGGGACATATCAAATTTATGAGTTTCTATGGGATGGTACTAAAATAAGGCGAATAACAAATATAGCGGCGAACAACACCTCGCCATCCTGGTCTCCGAGATTTAACTGGGGGCAGGAATAATGAGGAACAGGGTTCAAAGAATTGCTAAGCCCAGAAAAGGTGCCAGGAAAAAGTGGTGGAAGATAGTGCTTGGCTCCGTAATATTTTTCGTAGTGTTTTACACGCTTTTCCTTAGTGAAACGGGATTTCTTAGCATAATGCGAAAAATTAAGTATAGAGACCAGCTTAAAGCCACCATAGAAAAAGAGATGAGAATAAGCGATTCGCTGAAGAATGTTATCATTAAGCTTCAAACTGATACCCAATTTGTCGAAAAAATAGCCCGAACAAAGATGGGCATGTCGAGAGCTGGAGAGAAAATCTTTATCTTTCGTGAATCAAAGACAACAATAAAAAGCCCTGCAGATTCTCAAGTATTAAAGTAATCACCTTTTATGGCGCTGATAATGTAGTGTCTGTGAGGTTTATCAGAAGCATAATATATTCTGAAACCAAGTTTATCCAGCTTCCGAGCTACTATCTCCACTGATGGGAGCATGTGTTCCTTTATTGGACCACCGATATTTTTGTGTATTTCGTTTATTTGTTCGCTCCCGTTATCGTGAAAAATAAGCAATTGACCACCTACTTTTAGCGTTCTTTTTAACTCCTTTAGAACAGCGTCTATTTGCATGTGAGGCAGTGCATTAAAGATTATGGCTAAATTGGCTCTTTCACTTTTTATTGGCAATTTTTCCCCGAAAGCCACGAGTCCAAAGCATGATGAAAGTTTTTCCTTCGCCATGCTGACGAGTTTGAATGAAGGGTCAATCATGATTATTTCTTCTTGTTTCCAACCTCTCTCCACCAGAACCTGTGAAATTATTCCGCCACCACAGCCAATATCAAGGGCAATGCCAGCTCCTATTTTGAGGAATCTTCCAAGAATTTCTCGAACAAATTCCCTCCGTTGCGGGTCGCGGGCTTTTTCC contains these protein-coding regions:
- a CDS encoding septum formation initiator family protein, with the translated sequence MRNRVQRIAKPRKGARKKWWKIVLGSVIFFVVFYTLFLSETGFLSIMRKIKYRDQLKATIEKEMRISDSLKNVIIKLQTDTQFVEKIARTKMGMSRAGEKIFIFRESKTTIKSPADSQVLK
- a CDS encoding class I SAM-dependent methyltransferase, giving the protein MGANISKQNDEILRFFDEKAFFWVEKARDPQRREFVREILGRFLKIGAGIALDIGCGGGIISQVLVERGWKQEEIIMIDPSFKLVSMAKEKLSSCFGLVAFGEKLPIKSERANLAIIFNALPHMQIDAVLKELKRTLKVGGQLLIFHDNGSEQINEIHKNIGGPIKEHMLPSVEIVARKLDKLGFRIYYASDKPHRHYIISAIKGDYFNT